The following are from one region of the Apostichopus japonicus isolate 1M-3 chromosome 17, ASM3797524v1, whole genome shotgun sequence genome:
- the LOC139984326 gene encoding zinc finger C2HC domain-containing protein 1A-like, with protein MDSNEIPERVASPPDLEPCPCCGRTFVLETLVKHQKICEKNANKQRKVFDTSKKRLSDLGIDQIEKSSKPLPPSKKKNNWRQKHEDFIEAMRSAREVTHAMKTGAPLPTPVSQKPRVNPDYVQCPSCSRHFNESAAERHIPWCKEKSKRIGAPEKKKEQLNTKTKYKPPLPGAKKLKSPNPRSNLSRTVGKSNKDSLSRETLEDKFDESMTIGRRRSGPPPRQERPSSLSGPKARSSSLERPIVRKPGRNNSGDSLRRRNYSEDEYDDSTGDENISEPSPLTNGYHSRSSRIFPHHKVKSANSDRSSPLTGRTPTPPLSRKSSLESIGRRPSKFCYECGTKYPVPHAKFCCECGTKRPYLE; from the exons ATGGATTCTAACGAGATTCCTGAAAGAGTGG CATCTCCTCCCGATCTGGAACCTTGTCCATGCTGCGGTCGCACGTTTGTTCTCGAGACCCTG GTGAAGCATCAGAAAATAtgtgaaaagaatgcaaacaaACAGAGGAAAGTGTTTGACACATCCAAGAAGCGGCTGAGCGACCTCGGAATTGACCAGATTGAAAAATCGTCCAAGCCACTACCACCATCA aaaaaaaagaacaattggAGACAAAAACATGAAGACTTTATTGAAGCAATGCGGTCTGCTCGGGAAGTAACTCACGCCATGAAGACTGGAGCACCGCTTCCAACACCTGTATCCCAGAAACCAAGGGTCAACCCAG ATTACGTACAGTGCCCGTCCTGTTCACGTCACTTCAACGAGAGCGCAGCAGAGAGACACATTCCCTGGTGTAAAGAAAAGAGCAAACGGATAGGAGCACcggaaaagaagaaagagcAACTCAACACAAAGACCAAG TATAAGCCACCTCTCCCCGGTGCAAAGAAGCTGAAAAGTCCAAATCCAAGATCGAATTTGTCTAGGACGGTTGGTAAATCAAACAAAGACTCTTTGTCAAGGGAGACCCTGGAGGACAAATTCGATGAATCGATGACAATCGGCCGGAGGCGAAGTGGCCCCCCTCCAAGGCAAGAGAGAC CTTCATCGCTAAGTGGTCCTAAGGCCAGAAGCAGTAGCTTGGAGAGACCGATAGTCAGGAAGCCCGGAAGGAATAACAGTGGAGACTCTCTAAGGAGAAG AAATTACAGCGAAGATGAATATGATGATTCAACCGGGGATGAAAACATCTCAGAGCCATCGCCACTGACAAATGGATATCATTCCAGAAGTAGCCGTATCTTTCCACACCACAAAGTCAAATCAGCTAACAGTGACCG AAGCAGTCCTCTCACGGGTCGGACGCCAACCCCTCCTCTGTCCCGAAAAAGTAGTTTAGAAAGTATCGGTAGAAGGCCCTCCAAATTCTGCTACGAGTGCGGCACAAAGTATCCCGTACCCCATGCAAAGTTTTGCTGCGAATGCGGTACCAAAAGGCCTTACCTCGAatga
- the LOC139984331 gene encoding uncharacterized protein: MKNNFVKEHRPHVLELCNVADSNLSMAKLDSLKDAPKCHTHPEKVTELCCKSCHSLPICMVCGAFGEHKAHDLQEVTSLAKSERKLLADSLGTLMELKEKVYDMPRVMSEKRTKLEDNTRGREQVIKSQFEREQMQINREIDKLKNDFKMQKDTQTAILRKEISDNKKELEEKIQMLVVQHEKVCAEKTRSTDKQIKKFQKANEAEIAKRCQQLESLQSLLDEKTKLVKVHQKQSHDNIRELSDYYDNIIKRFQNLTFTASSILTTKHDWTVYRAFLM; this comes from the coding sequence ATGAAGAACAATTTTGTGAAAGAGCATCGTCCTCACGTCTTGGAGCTGTGTAATGTCGCAGATAGCAACCTGAGTATGGCAAAGCTGGACTCACTAAAGGATGCCCCTAAGTGCCATACACATCCTGAGAAGGTGACAGAGTTATGTTGCAAATCTTGTCACAGTTTACCGATCTGCATGGTTTGCGGAGCTTTTGGAGAGCACAAAGCACACGACCTGCAGGAAGTAACGTCATTAGCGAAATCGGAGAGGAAACTACTGGCTGACAGCCTCGGGACATTGATGGAGCTGAAAGAGAAAGTCTACGATATGCCAAGAGTAATGTCCGAAAAGAGGACAAAGCTGGAAGATAACACACGTGGACGAGAGCAGGTGATCAAGTCACAGTTTGAAAGAGAACAAATGCAGATAAACAGAGAAATAGACAAACtgaaaaatgatttcaaaatgcagAAGGATACGCAAACTGCGATTCTGCGGAAAGAAATCAGCGATAATAAGAAGGAGTTGGAAGAAAAAATACAGATGCTTGTTGTGCAACACGAGAAAGTCTGTGCTGAGAAAACAAGAAGTACCGACAAACAGATTAAGAAGTTTCAGAAAGCAAACGAAGCCGAAATTGCAAAACGATGTCAACAGCTGGAGAGCTTACAGAGTCTTCTTGATGAAAAAACGAAACTGGTGAAGGTACATCAAAAGCAAAGTCACGACAATATTAGAGAACTTTCGGATTACTATGACAACATAATCaagagatttcaaaatttgactttTACAGCTTCTAGCATTCTGACCACAAAGCATGATTGGACAGTGTACAGAGCATTCCTGATGTAA